Proteins from a genomic interval of Uloborus diversus isolate 005 chromosome 4, Udiv.v.3.1, whole genome shotgun sequence:
- the LOC129220328 gene encoding lysosomal cobalamin transporter ABCD4-like, with protein sequence MDEQSERMSLFEIHVTPEAKSYSFGIFTLRRLKQLFSIILSKRISVIFVLLICALALIQEYLVYNVGIIPSGFYKVLGDKNWNAFWLQVLKATLLICAICSVLSCSNYITNVFYVSSREILTNRLHSLYFSKNRFYYLNTFKRILTDNPDQRITQDIDKFCQKFSSVIKPIVIAPFTISYYSYNCFHTTGWVGPTSIFLIFIVSAAFSKLLMKPVMLKVIQQEKCEGYFRFKHMHIRSNAELIAFQEADKAELYRTDSKLIDLIITQQSRYLRNFPLDFFTNFFSYIGSIVSYLILAYPIFSGLYSGLTPAELSALISQNAFVSIYLISCFSSLINTSAAFSEIGGLTHRVCEILDVLLINNEPINKDTWRYYDSNLILRNEGDCNDSVIELKDVTFCAPKESKPLIANISLQIKLNSNLLITGKSGSGKTSLFRIVKGLWPVRSGSVIKKLPFQPSTIFFLPQRSLLSDGTLMEQIVYPLILPKHLKLSEEDLIFIRSELEFADLEHLLKKTGGLNAKVDWDWNDVLSPGEAQRLSFVRLFYHKPKLAFLDEATSALGSQVEAKLYKRCKDLGITVISIGHHTSLLKYHDNVLHLDGEGGWTLSPVSENRSDESISL encoded by the exons ATGGATGAACAGTCTGAAAGGATGAGCTTATTTGAAATCCATGTAACCCCCGAAGCGAAATCTTACAGCTTTGGAATTTTTACTTTACGAcgtttaaaacaactttttagtaTTATCCTCTCAAAGCGAATAAGTGTAATATTTGTACTTTTAATCTGTGCTTTGGCATTGATTCAAGAGTACTTAGTTTATAACGTAGGTATAATACCTAGCGGGTTTTACAAAGTGCTGGGGGATAAAAATTGGAACGCATTTTGGTTACAAGTTTTAAAAGCAACACTTCTCATATGTGCTATATGTTCCGTATTGAGCTGTAGTaattatattactaatgtgtttTACGTATCATCTAGGGAAATTTTGACAAATCGTTTGCATTcgttatatttcagtaaaaataggttttattatttaaatacatttaaacgaATTTTGACGGATAACCCTGATCAAAGAATCACTCAAGATATCGATAAATTTTGTCAAAAGTTTAGTTCAGTTATCAAGCCAATCGTCATAGCTCCATTTACTATTTCTTATTATTCATATAATTGCTTTCACACCACTGGTTGGGTTGGTCCTACATCTATATTTCTTATCTTTATTGTATCAGCAGCTTTCAGTAAATTATTGATGAAGCCAGTCATGTTGAAAGTTATCCAGCAAGAAAAATGTGAAGGATATTTTCGATTTAAACACATGCATATAAGATCGAATGCAGAATTGATTGCCTTTCAAGAAGCTGATAAAGCTGAGTTATATCGAACTGATTCAAAACTCATTGATTTAATAATAACCCAGCAATCTCGTTATTTGAGAAACTTCCCTCTTGACTTCTTCACAAATTTTTTCAGTTACATAGGGAGCATTGTGAGTTATTTAATTTTAGCATATCCTATTTTTTCTGGGTTGTATTCTGGTCTCACACCCGCTGAATTAAGTGCTCTTATTAGCCAGAATGCTTTTGTTTCAATCTATTTGATCTCCTGTTTTTCAAGCCTGATAAATACATCTGCAGCATTTAGTGAAATTGGGGGCCTTACACACCGTGTCTGTGAAATATTAGATGTTCTACTCATTAATAATGAACCAATTAACAAAGACACTTGGAGATATTATGACAGCAATTTAATTCTAAGGAATGAAG gtgaTTGTAATGATTCTGTCATTGAACTCAAAGATGTGACCTTCTGTGCGCCAAAAGAATCTAAACCATTGATAGCCAAcatttcattgcaaataaaactcAACTCAAATCTTCTAATCACAGGCAAGAGTGGAAGTGGTAAAACATCATTGTTTCGGATAGTAAAAGGGTTGTGGCCAGTTCGATCTGGGTCAGTTATCAAGAAATTGCCTTTTCAACCATCAACAATATTTTTCCTACCTCAAAGGTCATTACTTTCAGATGGGACACTAATGGAACAAATTGTGtatccattaattttaccaaagcATCTGAAGCTCAGTGAAGAAGATCTGATTTTTATTCGAAG TGAATTAGAGTTTGCCGACTTAGAACACTTGTTGAAGAAGACTGGCGGATTAAATGCTAAAGTGGATTGGGATTGGAATGATGTACTTTCTCCAGGAGAAGCTCAACGCCTCAGTTTTGTCCGTCTGTTTTACCATAAACCAAAACTTGCATTCTTGGATGAAGCTACTAGTGCTTTAGGATCCCAAGTAGAAGCTAAACTTTATAAGAGGTGTAAGGATTTAGGCATAACTGTGATAAGCATTGGCCATCACACAAGTTTGTTGAAATACCATGACAATGTTCTGCATCTTGACGGAGAAGGAGGCTGGACTTTGTCACCAGTTTCTGAGAATAGATCAGATGAATCTATTTCATTGTGA